A genomic segment from Streptomyces antibioticus encodes:
- a CDS encoding WD40/YVTN/BNR-like repeat-containing protein translates to MRRLGKTRRTVRAAGPKRKRARAAAVACAGVLVSLTTTAASAHASAAPHWELTDTGTPAVRFRGLAAVDRHTAWVAGSQGTVLRTTDGGASWRNVSPPGAADLQFRDVEAFDARHAVVLAIGEGEASRVYRTDDGGATWTESFRNTDARAFYDCLAFFDRRHGLAMSDPVDGRFRILSTRDGGRTWTVLPDRGMPAALEGEADFAAGGQCLVTAGPRDVWLATGGAARARVLHSADRGRTWSASDTPVPAGDPARGVFALAFRDRAHGLAVGGDYRPEQPSPHAAATSADGGRTWRPARTAPPAYRSGVTWLPHTRTTALAVGPTGTDLTTDAGRTWHTIDTGSYDTVTCTADRSCWAAGEQGRVARLNR, encoded by the coding sequence ATGAGGCGCTTGGGGAAGACGCGACGCACGGTACGGGCGGCGGGACCGAAGCGGAAGAGGGCCCGGGCGGCCGCGGTGGCGTGCGCGGGGGTGCTCGTCTCCCTGACGACGACCGCCGCATCGGCACACGCCTCCGCGGCCCCGCACTGGGAACTCACGGACACCGGCACCCCCGCCGTACGGTTCCGGGGCCTCGCGGCCGTCGACCGGCACACCGCGTGGGTCGCCGGCAGCCAGGGCACGGTGTTGCGCACCACCGACGGCGGTGCGAGCTGGCGGAACGTCTCCCCGCCGGGCGCCGCGGACCTCCAGTTCCGGGACGTCGAGGCGTTCGACGCGCGGCACGCGGTGGTGCTGGCCATCGGCGAGGGCGAGGCGTCACGCGTCTACCGCACCGACGACGGCGGGGCCACCTGGACGGAGTCCTTCCGCAACACCGACGCCCGCGCCTTCTACGACTGCCTGGCCTTCTTCGACCGCCGTCACGGCCTCGCCATGAGCGACCCGGTCGACGGCAGGTTCCGCATCCTGTCGACCCGCGACGGCGGCCGCACCTGGACGGTGCTGCCGGACCGGGGCATGCCGGCCGCCCTGGAGGGCGAGGCCGACTTCGCGGCGGGCGGTCAGTGCCTGGTCACCGCCGGGCCGCGGGACGTCTGGCTGGCCACCGGCGGGGCCGCACGCGCGCGCGTGCTGCACTCCGCCGACCGCGGCCGCACCTGGAGCGCGTCCGACACACCGGTCCCGGCCGGGGACCCCGCGCGCGGGGTGTTCGCCCTCGCCTTCCGCGACCGCGCGCACGGCCTCGCCGTCGGCGGCGACTACCGCCCCGAACAGCCCTCCCCGCACGCCGCCGCGACGAGCGCCGACGGCGGCCGCACCTGGCGCCCCGCCCGCACGGCACCCCCCGCCTACCGCTCCGGCGTCACCTGGCTCCCGCACACCCGCACCACGGCCCTCGCGGTCGGCCCCACCGGCACCGACCTGACCACGGACGCGGGCCGCACGTGGCACACGATCGACACCGGCTCGTACGACACGGTGACGTGCACGGCCGACCGGTCCTGCTGGGCGGCGGGGGAGCAGGGCCGGGTGGCCCGCCTGAACCGCTGA
- a CDS encoding DUF1254 domain-containing protein encodes MSTPPSADGPLGPALPVPAPGQRMTADSLRTLGRFAYLWGWPLVNLHNRLTVMEQVPAPGLLGGIVPVGPPGSLGMLHDYVVPQERVVACPNQDVVYGFGILDARRGPSVIQVPDFGGRFWVYQAVDQRTESFARLGAMYGTEPGCHLLAPADWDGPVPEGIAGVFRFDTRIAVCIPRVFMNDTDADRAAIQPLVNQIMAYPLAEYTGRPRTTDWSEAPLYPAGDATSGERETRWVDPATFFDLLPAVLDEVPARPGEEALYAVLRSLLDEAARSPGAAAVLRDTAIDAEATLVRELFEFRNIGIPLGHHWSTQRNGAAFGGDYLGRTAMARANIFVNLPSETAYFYQDLDRDGERLTGDHDYTLTFPADGLPPVRGFWSVTLYNEHHFFHPNDLDRYSLGTKNTSFRRNPDGSLTLHAGARPPTDAQSHPNWLPAPEGPFSLYLRAYWPHPQALDGTWQPPAVVRRKD; translated from the coding sequence ATGTCGACTCCGCCCTCCGCCGACGGTCCCCTCGGCCCCGCCCTCCCGGTCCCCGCCCCCGGGCAGCGGATGACCGCCGACAGTCTGCGGACCCTGGGCCGGTTCGCCTACCTGTGGGGATGGCCGCTGGTCAACCTGCACAACCGGCTCACCGTCATGGAGCAGGTACCCGCGCCGGGCCTGCTGGGCGGCATCGTGCCGGTCGGCCCGCCGGGCTCGCTGGGCATGCTGCACGACTACGTCGTCCCGCAGGAGCGGGTGGTGGCCTGCCCCAACCAGGACGTCGTCTACGGGTTCGGGATCCTGGACGCCCGCAGGGGCCCGTCGGTGATCCAGGTCCCGGACTTCGGCGGCCGCTTCTGGGTCTACCAGGCCGTCGACCAGCGCACCGAGTCGTTCGCGCGTCTGGGCGCCATGTACGGCACCGAGCCCGGCTGCCACCTGCTGGCGCCGGCCGACTGGGACGGGCCTGTCCCGGAGGGCATCGCGGGCGTCTTCCGCTTCGACACGCGTATCGCCGTGTGCATCCCGCGGGTCTTCATGAACGACACGGACGCGGACCGGGCCGCGATCCAGCCGCTGGTGAACCAGATCATGGCCTACCCGCTCGCGGAGTACACCGGACGGCCGCGCACCACCGACTGGTCCGAGGCCCCGCTCTACCCGGCCGGCGACGCGACCAGCGGCGAGCGGGAGACCCGGTGGGTGGACCCGGCGACCTTCTTCGACCTCCTGCCCGCCGTCCTGGACGAGGTGCCGGCGCGCCCCGGCGAGGAGGCCCTGTACGCCGTCCTGCGGTCGCTGCTCGACGAGGCCGCGCGCAGCCCCGGTGCCGCGGCCGTCCTGCGGGACACCGCGATCGACGCCGAGGCCACGCTGGTGCGGGAGCTGTTCGAGTTCCGCAACATCGGCATCCCGCTCGGACACCACTGGAGCACCCAGCGCAACGGCGCGGCGTTCGGCGGCGACTACCTCGGCCGCACGGCGATGGCCAGGGCCAACATCTTCGTCAACCTGCCGTCCGAGACCGCGTACTTCTACCAGGACCTCGACCGGGACGGCGAACGGCTGACCGGCGACCACGACTACACCCTCACCTTCCCCGCGGACGGGCTGCCGCCGGTGCGGGGCTTCTGGTCGGTCACCCTCTACAACGAGCACCACTTCTTTCACCCCAACGACCTCGACCGGTACTCGCTGGGCACCAAGAACACGTCTTTCCGCCGCAACCCCGACGGCTCCCTCACCCTCCACGCCGGCGCCCGACCCCCCACCGACGCCCAGTCCCACCCCAACTGGCTCCCCGCCCCCGAGGGCCCCTTCTCCCTCTACCTGCGCGCCTACTGGCCCCACCCCCAGGCCCTCGACGGCACTTGGCAGCCCCCGGCCGTCGTGAGGCGCAAGGACTGA